From one Callithrix jacchus isolate 240 chromosome 2, calJac240_pri, whole genome shotgun sequence genomic stretch:
- the NIPAL4 gene encoding magnesium transporter NIPA4: protein MELRVSNASCENGSLLHLYCSSQEIWCQIVGDLSPEVPSNATFHSWQERIRQNYGFYIGLGLAFLSSFLIGSSVILKKKGLLRLVATGATRAVDGGFGYLKDAMWWAGFLTMAAGEVANFGAYAFAPATVITPLGALSVLISAILSSYFLGESLNLLGKLGCVICVAGSTVMVIHAPEEEKVTTIMEMASKMKDTGFIVFAVLLLVSCLILIFVIAPRYGQRNILIYIIICSVIGAFSVAAVKGLGITIKNFFQGLPVVRHPLPYILSLILALSLSTQVNFLNRALDIFNTSLVFPIYYVFFTTVVVTSSIILFKEWYSMSAVDIAGTLSGFVTIILGVFLLHAFKDLDISCASLPHMHKNPPPSPAPEPTVIRLEDKNVLVDNIELASTPSPEEKPRVFTIHS from the exons ATGGAGCTGCGGGTCAGCAACGCCAGCTGCGAGAACG GTTCCCTGCTCCACCTCTACTGCTCCTCCCAAGAAATCTGGTGCCAGATTGTCGGTGACCTCAGCCCTGAGGTGCCCAGTAATGCCACCTTTCATAGCTGGCAGGAGAGGATCAGGCAGAACTATGGCTTCTACATCGGCCTGGGCCTGGCCTTCCTGTCCAGCTTCCTCATCGGCAGCAGTGTCATCCTCAAGAAGAAAGGCCTCCTACGACTCGTGGCCACTGGAGCCACTCGAGCTG TGGATGGAGGCTTCGGCTACCTGAAGGATGCAATGTGGTGGGCCGGATTCCTCACCA TGGCTGCTGGAGAAGTTGCCAACTTTGGAGCCTACGCATTTGCACCCGCAACAGTCATCACGCCTCTGGGAGCACTGAGTGTCCTCATAAG TGCCATCCTCTCCTCATATTTCCTGGGAGAGAGTCTGAACCTGCTGGGAAAGCTGGGCTGCGTGATCTGTGTGGCCGGCAGCACGGTGATGGTGATACACGCCCCTGAGGAAGAGAAGGTCACCACCATCATGGAGATGGCTTCCAAGATGAAAGACACAG GGTTCATCGTGTTTGCTGTCCTTCTGCTGGTGTCATGCCTCATCCTCATCTTTGTCATCGCCCCACGCTACGGGCAAAGGAATATCCTCATCTACATCATCATCTGCTCTGTGATCGGGGCCTTCTCCGTGGCTGCTGTCAAGGGGCTGGGCATCACCATCAAGAACTTCTTCCAGGGGCTGCCAGTTGTACGGCACCCGCTCCCCTACATCCTGTCCCTCATCCTGGCACTGTCTCTCAGTACTCAGGTCAACTTCCTCAACAGGGCCCTGGATATTTTCAACACCTCCCTGGTGTTCCCCATCTACTACGTGTTCTTCACCACGGTGGTCGTTACCTCATCCATCATCCTCTTCAAGGAGTGGTACAGCATGTCTGCCGTGGACATTGCGGGCACCCTCTCGGGCTTTGTCACCATCATCCTGGGCGTGTTCCTGCTGCATGCTTTCAAAGACCTGGACATCAGCTGTGCCAGCTTACCCCACATGCACAAAAACCCACCTCCTTCTCCCGCCCCGGAGCCCACTGTCATTAGACTGGAAGACAAGAATGTCCTTGTGGATAATATAGAACTCGCCAGCACCCCATCACCAGAAGAGAAACCCAGAGTATTTACAATCCATTCTTGA